One segment of Herbaspirillum hiltneri N3 DNA contains the following:
- a CDS encoding M48 family metallopeptidase, with translation MGYQLLQTLRRQQFLPRLLIAATALALTACESVQTTQGGTVGVTRTQSMALSAQEIDSAAVKEYAQVLDEQRKKGALNQNAAQMRRVRAIADRLIPQTVVFRPDAAKWKWEVNVITSPEANAWCMPGGKIAVYTGLIEKLKITDDELAAVMGHEISHALREHARERASEQAVTGSLISIGSSLLGVGELGQQGAQYAYMGLIGLPNSRTHETEADRMGVELAARAGYDPRAAISLWQKMGQIGGSEPMKFMSTHPSRDDRISDLTVYSQRVMPLYEQSKKMR, from the coding sequence ATGGGCTACCAACTACTGCAAACATTGCGCCGGCAACAATTCCTGCCGCGACTGCTGATCGCGGCGACCGCACTGGCGCTGACCGCCTGCGAAAGCGTGCAGACCACCCAGGGCGGCACCGTCGGCGTGACGCGCACGCAAAGCATGGCCTTGTCCGCGCAGGAAATCGACAGCGCCGCCGTCAAGGAATACGCGCAGGTGCTCGACGAGCAAAGGAAGAAGGGCGCGCTGAACCAGAACGCCGCCCAGATGCGCCGCGTGCGCGCCATCGCCGACCGGCTGATCCCGCAAACGGTGGTATTCCGTCCCGACGCCGCCAAGTGGAAATGGGAGGTCAATGTCATTACCTCGCCGGAAGCCAATGCCTGGTGCATGCCCGGCGGCAAGATCGCCGTCTACACCGGCCTGATCGAAAAACTCAAGATCACCGACGACGAACTGGCGGCGGTGATGGGCCACGAAATTTCCCACGCCCTGCGCGAACATGCGCGCGAACGGGCCTCCGAGCAGGCGGTCACCGGTTCGCTGATCTCCATCGGCTCCTCACTGCTGGGCGTCGGCGAACTGGGCCAGCAGGGAGCGCAGTACGCCTATATGGGCCTGATCGGCCTGCCGAATTCGCGTACCCACGAAACCGAAGCCGACCGCATGGGTGTGGAGCTCGCCGCTCGCGCCGGCTATGATCCGCGCGCTGCGATTTCCCTGTGGCAAAAAATGGGGCAGATCGGCGGCAGCGAGCCGATGAAATTCATGTCCACGCATCCTTCGCGCGACGATCGCATCAGCGACCTGACCGTGTATTCGCAGCGCGTGATGCCGCTCTACGAGCAAAGTAAAAAAATGCGCTGA
- a CDS encoding YihY family inner membrane protein: protein MQGLSRTQLRDLFRFAAKRLSDDRLPQVAGSLTFTTILSLVPLLTIALAIFTAFPLFSTFRSALEAYFVQSLMPKGVASTILGYLNQFSSKSARLSAVGGVALILTSVLTMATIDRVFNQIWRVKKSRPLLQRILVYWAIITLGPLLIGISISVTSYLYSATNGVVTSVPLIGASFYTLVSVLLTTSAFTLLYIAVPNQWVDWRDAVWGGLLAGVGVEIAKRLFASYVMKFPTYTMVYGTVAALPIFLLWIYMLWMITLVGALVTAALPIVRYERWWHVASPGSEFIDAMKVLKILHEARANGESAKVDAGLLRTRTHLGLEELQTLLQKMLEAGWVGSLKGEAPRLSAWNKRLADGLDRWTLLINPESLKLVDVYRLFVFDSATHAGEDQQLVNRVESAVSQVLDQTLASYFSEGAQAPDLREVAAPAPVGVGTGR, encoded by the coding sequence ATGCAGGGCTTGTCTCGTACCCAGTTGCGTGATTTGTTCCGGTTCGCCGCCAAGCGGCTGAGCGACGATCGCTTGCCGCAGGTGGCGGGCAGCCTGACGTTTACCACCATCCTGTCGCTGGTGCCGCTACTGACCATTGCGCTGGCGATCTTCACCGCCTTCCCGCTGTTCAGCACGTTCCGCTCGGCGCTGGAGGCCTATTTCGTCCAGAGCCTGATGCCCAAGGGCGTGGCCAGCACCATTCTCGGTTACCTGAACCAGTTCTCGTCCAAGTCCGCGCGCTTGTCGGCGGTCGGCGGCGTCGCGCTGATCCTGACGTCGGTGCTGACCATGGCGACCATCGACCGCGTGTTCAACCAGATCTGGCGCGTCAAGAAGTCGCGCCCCTTGCTGCAGCGCATCCTGGTGTACTGGGCCATCATTACGCTCGGTCCCTTGCTGATCGGGATTTCCATCAGCGTGACTTCGTACCTGTATTCCGCCACCAATGGAGTGGTCACCAGCGTGCCGCTCATCGGCGCCAGTTTTTACACGCTGGTGTCAGTGCTGCTGACGACCAGCGCATTCACGCTGCTGTACATCGCCGTGCCGAATCAATGGGTGGACTGGCGTGACGCGGTCTGGGGCGGCTTGCTGGCGGGCGTGGGGGTGGAAATCGCCAAGCGCCTGTTTGCCAGCTATGTCATGAAATTCCCGACCTACACGATGGTGTACGGGACAGTGGCGGCCTTGCCGATTTTCCTGCTGTGGATTTACATGCTGTGGATGATCACGCTGGTCGGCGCGCTGGTAACGGCAGCGCTGCCGATCGTGCGTTACGAGCGCTGGTGGCACGTGGCGTCGCCGGGCAGCGAATTCATCGACGCCATGAAAGTGCTGAAGATCTTGCATGAAGCGCGCGCCAACGGCGAGTCGGCGAAGGTGGATGCCGGTCTGCTGCGCACGCGTACGCACCTCGGGCTGGAGGAGCTGCAGACTTTGTTGCAGAAGATGCTCGAAGCGGGCTGGGTCGGTTCCCTCAAAGGCGAGGCGCCGCGCCTGTCGGCCTGGAACAAACGCCTGGCCGACGGCCTGGACCGCTGGACATTGCTGATCAATCCCGAGTCACTGAAGCTGGTGGACGTGTATCGCCTGTTCGTGTTCGACAGCGCCACCCATGCCGGGGAAGACCAGCAACTGGTCAACCGCGTTGAAAGTGCGGTGTCGCAGGTGCTGGATCAGACGCTGGCGTCCTATTTCTCGGAAGGCGCGCAGGCGCCCGATTTGCGTGAAGTCGCGGCCCCGGCGCCGGTCGGCGTGGGTACCGGGCGCTGA
- the aroC gene encoding chorismate synthase has protein sequence MSGNTLGTLFTVTTFGESHGPAIGCVIDGCPPGMALSEADIQPELDRRKPGTSRHVTQRQEPDTVEILSGVFEGKTTGTPIALLIRNQDQRSKDYGNLLDTFRPGHADYTYWHKYGIRDPRGGGRSSARLTAPVVGAAAVAKKWLFEKYGTTFKGCMSQLGDIAIPFESWEHVRENPFFSANATIVPQLEDYMDALRKAGDSCGARIDVVAQNVPVGLGEPIYDKLDAEIAFALMGINAVKGVEIGAGFKSVAQKGTEHGDALTPDGFVGNNAGGILGGISTGQDITASIAIKPTSSIRSPRPSIDKAGQATDVETHGRHDPCVGIRATPIAEAMLALVLMDHALRHRAQCGDVHVTTPQIAAQK, from the coding sequence ATGTCCGGCAATACCCTCGGCACGCTGTTTACCGTTACCACCTTCGGCGAATCCCATGGCCCGGCCATCGGTTGCGTGATCGACGGCTGCCCGCCGGGCATGGCGCTCTCCGAGGCCGATATCCAGCCTGAGCTGGATCGTCGCAAGCCGGGCACCTCGCGCCATGTAACCCAGCGGCAGGAGCCGGACACGGTCGAAATCCTGTCCGGCGTGTTCGAAGGCAAGACCACCGGCACGCCGATTGCACTGCTGATCCGCAATCAGGACCAGCGCAGCAAGGACTACGGCAATCTGCTCGACACCTTCCGTCCCGGCCATGCCGACTACACCTATTGGCACAAGTACGGCATCCGCGATCCGCGCGGCGGCGGCCGTTCGTCGGCGCGCCTGACCGCGCCCGTGGTCGGCGCCGCGGCGGTGGCCAAGAAATGGCTGTTCGAGAAATACGGCACCACCTTCAAGGGCTGCATGAGCCAGCTCGGCGATATCGCCATTCCGTTCGAGTCCTGGGAGCATGTGCGCGAGAATCCTTTCTTCTCCGCCAATGCGACCATCGTTCCGCAACTGGAAGACTACATGGACGCCTTGCGCAAAGCCGGCGACTCCTGCGGCGCGCGCATCGACGTCGTGGCGCAGAACGTGCCGGTCGGGCTGGGTGAGCCGATCTACGACAAGCTCGACGCCGAGATCGCCTTTGCCCTGATGGGCATTAATGCCGTCAAGGGCGTGGAAATCGGTGCCGGCTTCAAGTCGGTGGCGCAAAAGGGCACCGAGCACGGCGACGCGCTGACGCCGGACGGTTTCGTCGGCAACAACGCCGGCGGCATTCTCGGCGGTATTTCGACCGGCCAGGACATTACCGCGTCGATCGCCATCAAGCCGACATCGAGCATCCGCTCGCCGCGCCCGTCGATCGACAAGGCCGGGCAAGCCACCGACGTCGAAACCCACGGCCGTCACGACCCATGCGTCGGCATTCGCGCCACGCCGATCGCGGAAGCCATGCTGGCGCTGGTGTTGATGGATCACGCCTTGCGTCATCGCGCGCAATGCGGTGACGTGCATGTGACGACGCCGCAGATCGCCGCACAAAAATAA
- the leuC gene encoding 3-isopropylmalate dehydratase large subunit — MLKTLYDKLWESHVVHTEQDGTAILYIDRHLLHEVTSPQAFEGLKLAGRQPWRNAANLVVADHNVPTTNRANGIADPISRLQVETLDANAKEYGLTYFGMNDKRQGIVHVIGPEQGATLPGMTVVCGDSHTSTHGAFACLAHGIGTSEVEHVLATQTLLAKKSKSMLVQVDGALPSGVTAKDIVLAVIGKIGTAGGTGYAIEFAGSTMRALTMEGRMTVCNMAIEAGARAGMIAVDDTTINYLKGRPFSPAGPHWERAVTYWRTLHSDPGAKFDMVVTLNAAEIKPQVTWGTSPEMVTAIDSRVPDPDKEKDATKRDGMEKALAYMALKPNTPIEDIRIDKVFIGSCTNSRIEDLREAAAVVRGKFRASNVKLAMVVPGSGLVKEQAEREGLDKIFRDAGFEWREPGCSMCLAMNADRLEPGERCASTSNRNFEGRQGAGGRTHLVSPAMAAAAGIAGHFVDVRSL; from the coding sequence ATGCTCAAGACGCTATACGACAAACTTTGGGAATCTCACGTTGTTCACACCGAACAAGACGGAACGGCCATTTTGTACATTGACCGTCACCTATTGCATGAAGTGACCAGCCCGCAAGCATTCGAAGGCCTCAAACTGGCCGGCCGCCAGCCATGGCGCAATGCCGCCAATCTGGTGGTGGCCGACCACAACGTGCCGACCACCAATCGCGCCAACGGCATTGCCGATCCGATCTCGCGCCTGCAGGTCGAGACGCTGGACGCCAACGCCAAGGAATACGGCCTGACCTATTTCGGCATGAACGACAAGCGCCAGGGTATCGTGCACGTCATCGGACCTGAGCAAGGCGCGACGCTGCCCGGCATGACCGTGGTCTGCGGCGACTCGCACACTTCCACGCACGGCGCGTTCGCCTGCCTGGCGCACGGCATCGGCACCTCCGAAGTCGAGCACGTGCTGGCGACGCAAACGCTGCTGGCCAAGAAATCCAAATCCATGCTGGTTCAGGTCGACGGCGCCTTGCCTTCCGGCGTGACTGCAAAAGACATCGTCCTGGCGGTGATCGGCAAGATCGGTACGGCCGGCGGCACCGGTTACGCCATCGAGTTCGCCGGCTCGACCATGCGCGCGCTGACCATGGAAGGCCGCATGACGGTCTGCAACATGGCCATCGAAGCAGGCGCGCGCGCCGGCATGATCGCGGTCGACGACACCACCATCAATTACCTCAAGGGCCGTCCGTTCTCGCCCGCGGGCCCGCATTGGGAACGCGCCGTGACGTACTGGCGCACGCTGCATTCCGATCCCGGCGCCAAGTTCGACATGGTCGTGACCTTGAACGCCGCCGAGATCAAGCCGCAAGTGACCTGGGGCACTTCGCCTGAGATGGTGACCGCCATCGACAGCCGCGTGCCGGATCCGGACAAGGAAAAAGACGCGACCAAGCGCGACGGCATGGAAAAGGCCCTGGCCTACATGGCGTTGAAGCCCAATACCCCGATCGAAGACATCCGCATCGACAAAGTGTTCATCGGCTCCTGCACCAACTCCCGCATCGAAGATTTGCGTGAAGCGGCGGCAGTGGTGCGCGGCAAGTTCCGCGCGTCCAACGTCAAGCTGGCGATGGTGGTGCCGGGCTCCGGCCTGGTCAAGGAACAGGCCGAACGCGAAGGCCTGGACAAGATTTTCCGCGATGCCGGTTTTGAATGGCGCGAGCCGGGCTGTTCGATGTGTCTGGCGATGAACGCCGACCGTCTGGAACCGGGCGAACGTTGTGCGTCGACGTCCAACCGCAACTTCGAAGGACGTCAGGGCGCCGGCGGCCGTACTCACCTGGTGAGCCCGGCGATGGCGGCTGCAGCAGGTATCGCAGGACATTTTGTTGATGTGCGTTCTTTGTAA
- a CDS encoding MFS transporter produces the protein MSQSNQFSLLGQRRFAPFFWTQFLGALNDNVFKTALLTILTYDALSWTDIDTGLLNNLIPGLFILPFFLFSATAGQLADKMEKGRLARYVKLLEIGIMGIAAYGWMTHHLWLLVVAVAGMGVHSTIFGPVKYAYLPQQLKPQELVGGNGVIEMGTFVGILLGEVIGAVLVVHKPFGLEMVAAITIGFAVLGWLASLGIPSSPAPAPDLKINWNPFSEMVRNLGFSRRNRPVFLSILGNSWFWFYGAIVLAQFPLYAKNYLHGDHSVFVLLLMVFSVGIGIGSLLCERLSGHKVEIGLVPFGAIGLSVFGLELYFASVSYSATAAVDMSGFLAQHGSLRILIDCAMIGVFGGLYIVPLFALIQTRCDPEHVSRTIAGMNIMNSLFMVVAALLAMVLLRSGFTIPQIFLITAILNALVATYIFSLVPEFLMRFLAWMLIHTIHRVRTVNADLIPKHGAAVLVCNHVSYVDAIVIMAASPRPIRFVMDHRIFRTPVLSWIFRTAKAIPIAPAKEDPWLMEKAYVDIAQALHEGDLVCIFPEGKLTSNGEINEFKGGIKKIIDRSPVQVFPLALRGLWGSLLTRGAGNPFHRSFKRGLFSKLELAVGEPIAAQQATPEYLQQRVSELRGEWK, from the coding sequence ATGAGTCAATCCAACCAGTTCTCCCTGCTCGGTCAACGCCGTTTTGCGCCGTTTTTCTGGACCCAGTTCCTCGGTGCGCTCAACGACAACGTTTTCAAGACCGCGCTGCTCACCATCCTGACCTATGACGCGCTGAGCTGGACCGACATCGACACCGGCCTGCTTAACAACCTGATCCCGGGTTTGTTCATCCTGCCGTTCTTCCTGTTTTCGGCGACCGCCGGGCAGTTGGCCGACAAGATGGAAAAAGGCCGGCTGGCGCGCTACGTCAAGCTGCTCGAGATCGGCATCATGGGTATCGCCGCCTACGGCTGGATGACGCATCACCTGTGGCTGCTGGTGGTCGCGGTGGCCGGCATGGGCGTGCACTCGACCATCTTCGGCCCGGTCAAGTACGCTTATTTGCCGCAGCAGCTCAAGCCGCAGGAACTGGTCGGAGGCAACGGCGTGATCGAAATGGGCACCTTCGTCGGCATTCTGCTGGGCGAAGTGATCGGCGCCGTACTGGTGGTGCACAAGCCGTTCGGACTGGAAATGGTCGCGGCGATCACGATCGGCTTCGCCGTGCTGGGCTGGCTGGCCAGCCTCGGCATTCCCTCTTCGCCGGCACCGGCGCCTGATCTCAAAATCAATTGGAATCCGTTCTCGGAAATGGTGCGCAACCTCGGTTTCTCGCGCCGCAACCGTCCGGTGTTCCTGTCTATCCTGGGCAATTCGTGGTTCTGGTTTTATGGCGCCATCGTGCTGGCGCAATTCCCGCTGTATGCGAAGAATTACCTGCACGGCGACCACAGCGTTTTTGTTCTGCTGCTGATGGTTTTCTCGGTCGGCATCGGCATCGGTTCGCTGCTGTGCGAACGCCTTTCGGGGCACAAGGTGGAAATCGGCCTGGTGCCGTTCGGTGCGATCGGCTTGTCCGTGTTCGGGCTCGAACTGTACTTCGCCAGCGTCAGCTACAGTGCGACGGCGGCGGTCGACATGAGCGGCTTCCTGGCGCAGCACGGCAGCCTGCGCATCCTGATCGACTGCGCGATGATCGGCGTGTTCGGCGGCTTGTACATCGTGCCGCTGTTTGCGCTGATCCAGACGCGCTGCGATCCCGAACACGTATCGCGCACCATTGCCGGCATGAACATCATGAACTCGCTGTTCATGGTGGTGGCCGCTTTGCTGGCGATGGTGCTGCTGCGCTCGGGCTTCACGATCCCGCAGATTTTCCTCATCACGGCGATCCTCAATGCGCTGGTGGCGACCTACATCTTCTCGCTGGTGCCGGAATTCCTGATGCGTTTCCTGGCATGGATGCTGATCCATACCATTCATCGCGTGCGTACCGTCAACGCGGATCTGATTCCCAAGCATGGCGCGGCGGTGCTGGTGTGCAACCACGTCAGCTATGTCGACGCGATCGTCATCATGGCCGCCAGCCCGCGTCCGATCCGCTTCGTCATGGATCACCGCATCTTCAGGACGCCGGTCCTGTCGTGGATCTTCCGCACCGCCAAGGCGATCCCGATTGCGCCTGCCAAGGAAGATCCGTGGCTGATGGAAAAGGCCTACGTCGACATCGCGCAGGCGCTGCATGAAGGCGACCTGGTCTGCATCTTCCCGGAAGGCAAGCTGACCAGTAACGGCGAGATCAATGAATTCAAGGGCGGCATCAAGAAAATCATCGACCGCTCGCCGGTGCAGGTATTCCCGCTGGCCTTGCGCGGCCTGTGGGGCAGTCTGCTGACGCGCGGCGCCGGCAATCCTTTCCATCGCTCGTTCAAGCGCGGCTTGTTTTCGAAGCTGGAACTGGCGGTCGGCGAGCCTATTGCGGCGCAACAGGCGACGCCGGAATACCTGCAGCAGCGCGTGAGCGAACTGCGCGGCGAGTGGAAATGA
- the leuB gene encoding 3-isopropylmalate dehydrogenase has product MKIAILPGDGIGPEIIEQAVRVLDTLGEKFEMETAPVGGAGYEAHGHPLPDGTLKLAKEADAILFGAVGDWKYDTLDRPLRPEQAILGLRKHLQLFANFRPAICYPELTGASSLKPELVAGLDILIVRELNGDIYFGQPRGMREAPDGPFKGAREGFDTMRYSEPEIRRIAHVAFQAAAKRGNRLCSVDKANVLETFQFWKDIVTDVHKEYPQVELTHMYVDNAAMQLVKAPKNFDVIVTGNMFGDILSDAAAMLTGSIGMLPSASLDANNKGLYEPSHGSAPDIAGKGIANPLATILSAAMMLRFSLNKAEQADRIEAAVKKVLAQGYRTGDIYEEGTTKVGTKEMGDAVVKALG; this is encoded by the coding sequence ATGAAGATTGCAATTTTGCCAGGCGATGGCATCGGTCCCGAGATCATTGAACAAGCGGTGCGCGTGCTCGATACGCTGGGCGAAAAGTTTGAAATGGAAACCGCACCGGTCGGCGGCGCAGGCTACGAGGCACACGGCCATCCGCTGCCGGACGGCACGCTGAAGCTGGCCAAGGAAGCCGATGCGATCCTCTTTGGCGCGGTCGGCGACTGGAAGTACGACACGCTGGATCGTCCGCTGCGCCCCGAGCAAGCGATCCTGGGTCTGCGCAAGCATCTGCAGCTGTTCGCCAATTTCCGTCCTGCAATCTGCTATCCGGAGCTGACCGGCGCCTCGTCGCTGAAGCCTGAACTGGTGGCCGGCCTGGACATCCTGATCGTGCGCGAACTGAACGGCGACATCTATTTCGGCCAGCCGCGCGGCATGCGCGAAGCGCCGGACGGTCCTTTCAAGGGCGCCCGCGAAGGCTTCGACACCATGCGTTACAGCGAGCCGGAAATCCGCCGCATCGCCCACGTTGCGTTCCAGGCCGCTGCCAAGCGCGGCAATCGCCTGTGCAGCGTCGACAAGGCCAACGTGCTGGAAACCTTCCAGTTCTGGAAAGACATCGTCACCGACGTGCACAAGGAATATCCGCAAGTCGAACTGACCCACATGTACGTGGACAATGCCGCGATGCAACTGGTCAAGGCGCCCAAGAACTTCGACGTCATCGTGACCGGCAATATGTTCGGCGATATCTTGTCCGACGCGGCAGCCATGCTGACCGGCTCGATCGGCATGTTGCCGTCGGCCTCGCTGGACGCCAACAACAAGGGTCTGTACGAACCGTCGCACGGTTCGGCGCCCGACATCGCCGGCAAAGGCATCGCCAATCCGCTGGCGACCATCCTGTCGGCGGCCATGATGCTGCGGTTCTCCCTGAACAAGGCAGAACAGGCTGATCGCATTGAAGCGGCGGTGAAGAAAGTCCTTGCACAAGGCTATCGCACCGGCGATATTTATGAAGAGGGCACCACCAAGGTCGGCACCAAAGAAATGGGCGATGCAGTCGTCAAGGCATTGGGCTGA
- a CDS encoding CBS domain-containing protein: MKVSEILKVKGNILFTVTPDTPIADAVDAMAEKDIGSLVVMEFGELVGMLTFREVLKTLQDNKGSVGTSSVRKHMDDHPITVTPDTDLNEVRRIMLEKHARYVPVMEAKTLLGVMSFYDVAKAVLDAQGFENKMLKAYIRDWPAEEENS, translated from the coding sequence ATGAAAGTCTCTGAAATTCTTAAAGTCAAAGGCAACATTCTCTTCACCGTGACCCCTGACACGCCGATTGCGGATGCCGTAGACGCGATGGCCGAGAAAGACATTGGCTCCCTGGTTGTCATGGAATTCGGCGAGCTGGTCGGCATGCTGACCTTCCGCGAAGTCCTCAAGACGCTGCAGGACAACAAAGGCTCGGTAGGAACGAGCAGCGTGCGCAAGCACATGGACGATCATCCGATCACCGTCACGCCCGACACCGACCTCAACGAAGTGCGCCGCATCATGCTCGAAAAGCACGCGCGCTACGTGCCGGTCATGGAAGCCAAGACGCTGCTGGGCGTGATGTCGTTCTACGACGTCGCCAAGGCGGTGCTGGATGCACAGGGCTTCGAGAACAAGATGCTCAAGGCCTATATCCGCGACTGGCCGGCGGAAGAAGAGAATAGCTAA
- a CDS encoding entericidin A/B family lipoprotein, with amino-acid sequence MKKIIALAALAVSFLTLTGCNTVRGFGEDVSKVGDKMQDASKK; translated from the coding sequence ATGAAAAAAATAATTGCTTTGGCTGCACTGGCTGTTTCGTTCCTGACTTTGACCGGATGCAATACCGTACGCGGTTTCGGTGAAGACGTCTCAAAGGTCGGCGACAAGATGCAGGACGCCAGCAAGAAGTAA
- the leuD gene encoding 3-isopropylmalate dehydratase small subunit — protein MNKFIVHDGLVAPLDRANVDTDAIIPKQFLKSIQRSGFGPNLFDEWRYLDHGEPGMDNAKRPLNPDFVLNQARYQGASILLARKNFGCGSSREHAPWALDQYGFRAVIAPSFADIFFNNCFKNGLLPIVLPEQQIDRLFDEVKAFPGFRLIIDLEKQVITTANGSQTYPFEVGEFRKYCLLNGLDDIGLTLRQADKIRAFEERHLFDQPWLANTI, from the coding sequence ATGAATAAATTTATTGTCCATGATGGTCTGGTTGCTCCGCTTGACCGCGCCAACGTCGATACCGACGCGATCATCCCCAAGCAATTCCTGAAATCGATCCAACGCAGCGGCTTCGGTCCGAACCTGTTCGACGAATGGCGCTACCTGGATCACGGCGAGCCGGGCATGGACAACGCCAAGCGTCCGCTGAATCCGGATTTCGTGCTGAACCAGGCGCGTTATCAAGGCGCATCGATCCTGCTGGCGCGCAAGAATTTCGGTTGCGGCTCCTCGCGCGAACATGCGCCGTGGGCGCTCGACCAGTACGGCTTCCGCGCGGTGATCGCGCCAAGCTTTGCCGATATTTTCTTTAACAATTGCTTCAAGAACGGCTTGCTGCCGATCGTGCTGCCGGAGCAGCAGATCGACCGCCTGTTCGACGAAGTGAAGGCATTCCCGGGCTTCCGCCTGATCATTGACCTGGAAAAACAGGTCATTACTACCGCCAACGGTAGTCAGACTTACCCGTTTGAGGTCGGCGAATTCCGCAAGTATTGCTTGCTCAATGGCCTGGACGACATCGGTCTGACATTGCGCCAAGCGGACAAAATCCGCGCTTTTGAAGAGCGTCACCTGTTCGATCAACCTTGGCTGGCCAACACCATCTGA
- a CDS encoding DUF962 domain-containing protein, with the protein MPTVLHHDKYTSFDEFYLSYLSEHSNRTCRQLHFAGSTLALLCLGMLLLTHNFWWLAAAVLCGYGFAWVGHFRFEKNRPASFRQPLYSFMGDWVMYWQILTGQISF; encoded by the coding sequence ATGCCCACCGTTCTGCATCATGACAAATACACCAGCTTCGACGAGTTCTACCTGAGCTACCTGAGCGAACATTCGAACCGCACCTGCCGCCAGCTGCATTTTGCCGGCTCCACGCTGGCGCTTCTCTGCCTGGGCATGTTGCTGCTGACGCACAATTTCTGGTGGCTGGCGGCGGCGGTCCTGTGCGGCTACGGCTTTGCCTGGGTCGGCCATTTCCGCTTCGAGAAGAACCGCCCGGCCAGCTTTCGGCAGCCGCTCTACTCCTTCATGGGCGACTGGGTGATGTACTGGCAGATATTGACCGGGCAGATATCGTTCTGA
- the asd gene encoding aspartate-semialdehyde dehydrogenase, producing MKLVGLVGWRGMVGSVLMQRMQDEGDFDHIEPVFFSTSNAGGKAPSFAKTATTLKDANSIDELKKCDIIITAQGGDYTTEIFPKLRAAGWNGFWIDAASTLRMKDDAVIVLDPVNDNVIRDALAKGVKNYIGGNCTNSILLMGVGGLFKEGLVEWVSSMTYQAASGGGANHMRELLKGMGVINAAVAEELATPSSAILDIDSKVAATIRQDVPTEYFGAPLAGGLIPWIDAQLENGQSKEEWKGQAEVNKILGNEKPIPVDGLCVRIGAMRCHSLALTIKLKRDLPLAEIESIIRAGNQWVKWVPNDRAITVKELTPASITGSLEIGVGRVRKLNQGPEYISAFVIGDQLLWGAAEPLRRMLRIILGK from the coding sequence ATGAAACTGGTTGGTTTGGTTGGCTGGCGTGGAATGGTGGGTTCGGTCCTGATGCAACGCATGCAGGACGAGGGTGATTTCGATCACATCGAACCGGTATTTTTTTCGACCTCGAATGCAGGCGGTAAAGCACCGTCGTTCGCCAAAACGGCAACGACGCTGAAAGACGCCAACAGCATTGACGAGCTGAAAAAATGCGACATCATTATTACCGCGCAAGGCGGCGACTACACTACCGAGATCTTCCCCAAGCTGCGCGCAGCGGGCTGGAACGGTTTCTGGATCGATGCCGCGTCGACCCTGCGCATGAAGGACGACGCCGTGATCGTGCTCGATCCGGTCAATGACAATGTCATCCGCGACGCGCTGGCCAAGGGCGTCAAGAACTACATCGGCGGCAATTGCACCAACTCCATCCTGCTGATGGGCGTGGGCGGCCTGTTCAAGGAAGGTCTGGTCGAGTGGGTCAGTTCCATGACCTACCAGGCGGCTTCCGGCGGCGGCGCCAACCACATGCGCGAGCTGTTGAAGGGCATGGGCGTGATCAATGCAGCCGTGGCGGAAGAACTGGCGACACCGTCGTCGGCGATTCTGGACATCGACAGCAAGGTCGCCGCGACCATTCGCCAAGACGTGCCGACCGAGTACTTCGGCGCGCCGCTGGCCGGCGGCCTGATCCCATGGATCGACGCGCAACTGGAAAACGGCCAGTCCAAGGAAGAGTGGAAGGGCCAGGCCGAAGTCAACAAGATCCTCGGCAACGAAAAGCCTATCCCTGTCGACGGCCTGTGCGTGCGCATCGGCGCGATGCGTTGCCATAGCCTGGCGTTGACCATCAAGCTCAAGCGCGACCTGCCGCTGGCTGAGATCGAGTCCATCATCCGTGCAGGCAACCAATGGGTGAAATGGGTGCCGAACGATCGCGCCATCACGGTCAAGGAACTGACTCCGGCATCGATCACCGGCAGCCTGGAAATCGGTGTCGGCCGCGTGCGCAAGCTGAACCAGGGACCGGAATACATTTCCGCGTTCGTGATCGGTGATCAGTTGCTGTGGGGCGCGGCCGAACCGTTGCGTCGCATGCTGCGCATCATTCTTGGAAAATGA